The following proteins come from a genomic window of Streptomyces sp. GS7:
- a CDS encoding alpha/beta hydrolase, with product MRSRTPRRGRMLAVLLAAVAVATAGPVSGVAEASAASRAALLPAVDREVRFTADGTTAYGTVHIPAHRAGRRLAAALLIPGSGPTDRNGDQPPVSTPHTLALMAGVLGEDGVMSLRFDKYGTGRTGLGGRHSAPDMAAYTRQAVAAYNALRAQPEADPHALLGVGHSEGGLQALLVDRAVRAKPAGLALIAPQDLRILDMFDDQLAAGLDRMVVAGQLTARQAQLNKKGVARAIADFRAGRPVDTSGLLPSVSALLNGIFGPVNADFVRSDDAVYPPAVARSVAPGTRTVVTCGTADAKVPCRTTPALLTALAGARTTGPGLRVLPGVDHQLHPAGTPESEPVIAASARRALHDFARPWRQVTAS from the coding sequence ATGCGTTCGCGAACCCCCAGGCGCGGCAGGATGCTCGCCGTGCTCCTGGCGGCGGTCGCCGTCGCCACGGCCGGGCCGGTGTCAGGCGTGGCCGAGGCGTCCGCGGCTTCCCGAGCCGCCCTCTTACCCGCCGTGGACCGCGAGGTCCGCTTCACCGCGGACGGCACCACCGCGTACGGCACGGTGCACATACCCGCCCACCGCGCGGGCCGCAGACTCGCCGCGGCGCTGCTGATCCCCGGCAGCGGCCCGACCGACCGCAACGGCGACCAGCCGCCCGTCTCCACCCCGCACACCCTGGCCCTGATGGCGGGTGTCCTCGGCGAGGACGGCGTGATGAGCCTGCGGTTCGACAAGTACGGCACCGGGCGGACGGGGCTGGGCGGGCGGCACAGCGCGCCCGACATGGCCGCCTACACCCGCCAGGCCGTCGCCGCGTACAACGCCCTGCGTGCCCAGCCGGAAGCCGACCCGCACGCGCTGCTCGGGGTCGGGCACAGCGAGGGCGGCCTCCAGGCCCTGCTCGTCGACCGCGCCGTGCGGGCGAAGCCCGCCGGGCTCGCGCTGATCGCCCCGCAGGACCTGCGGATTCTGGACATGTTCGACGACCAGCTGGCGGCGGGGCTGGACCGCATGGTCGTGGCCGGGCAACTCACCGCGCGGCAGGCGCAGTTGAACAAGAAGGGTGTGGCCCGCGCCATCGCGGACTTCCGTGCCGGGCGCCCGGTGGACACCTCGGGGCTGCTGCCGTCCGTGTCCGCCCTCCTCAACGGCATCTTCGGCCCGGTCAACGCGGACTTCGTCCGCAGCGACGACGCCGTCTACCCGCCGGCCGTCGCCCGGAGCGTCGCGCCCGGCACGCGTACGGTCGTCACCTGCGGCACGGCCGACGCCAAGGTGCCCTGCCGCACCACGCCGGCACTGCTGACGGCCCTCGCCGGGGCCCGTACCACCGGCCCCGGACTGCGAGTCCTGCCCGGGGTCGACCATCAGCTCCACCCCGCCGGGACCCCGGAGAGCGAACCGGTGATCGCGGCGTCCGCGCGGCGAGCCCTGCACGACTTCGCCCGCCCGTGGCGGCAGGTCACCGCGAGCTGA
- a CDS encoding TetR/AcrR family transcriptional regulator, with protein sequence MGQLMSRTHERGNTEPVPAPRDDRPQAAPVDPEQLWLAPDRPRRGRRPAFSREAITAAAVALADTEGLDAVTMRRVAAQVGAGAMSLYSYAPDKETLLELMVDHVTGELPLTDPLTGDWRTDLKHIARLQRAHMHRHPWLPAALGTRRTLGPHTLAFLERALAALGPTGLDGAAKLEVFSLLTGFVASHVSHELTRSAAHSPDRAAAEARYLTVVAADGRHPELAAALAAPGRPPTPDATFARFLDRLVDGLDTEPGAGGGEVLSSR encoded by the coding sequence ATGGGACAGCTCATGAGCCGCACCCACGAGAGAGGGAACACCGAGCCCGTGCCCGCACCCCGCGACGACCGGCCGCAGGCCGCGCCCGTAGACCCCGAGCAGCTCTGGCTGGCGCCCGACCGGCCCCGGCGCGGGCGGCGCCCCGCCTTCAGCCGCGAGGCGATCACCGCGGCGGCCGTCGCCCTCGCCGACACCGAAGGGCTCGACGCGGTCACCATGCGGCGCGTCGCCGCGCAGGTCGGCGCCGGCGCGATGTCGCTCTACAGCTACGCGCCGGACAAGGAGACGCTCCTGGAGCTGATGGTCGACCACGTCACCGGCGAACTCCCGTTGACCGACCCGCTCACCGGCGACTGGCGCACCGACCTCAAGCACATCGCCCGGCTCCAGCGCGCCCACATGCACCGGCACCCGTGGCTCCCGGCCGCCCTGGGCACCCGCCGGACCCTCGGCCCGCACACCCTGGCCTTCCTGGAACGCGCCCTGGCCGCCCTCGGCCCCACCGGGCTGGACGGCGCCGCCAAGCTGGAGGTCTTCAGCCTCCTCACCGGTTTCGTCGCCTCGCACGTCAGCCACGAACTCACCCGGTCCGCCGCCCACTCCCCCGACCGTGCCGCCGCCGAGGCCCGCTACCTCACCGTCGTCGCCGCCGACGGCCGGCACCCCGAACTCGCCGCCGCCCTCGCCGCCCCGGGCCGCCCGCCGACCCCGGACGCCACCTTCGCCCGCTTCCTGGACCGGCTGGTGGACGGGCTGGACACGGAACCCGGGGCGGGCGGCGGCGAGGTCCTCAGCTCGCGGTGA